Proteins encoded in a region of the uncultured Paludibaculum sp. genome:
- a CDS encoding RsbRD N-terminal domain-containing protein → MVSARLIHQIEDHWEAISGHFLRLLRSSHGLSHISQLPESEITETCRRLLHNLGNYLVSAQHEDELALHYERVGRERYREGVPLSQALRTVQLMKDATLDFIRDEALVQTSVDLYAEEELEHRLGRFFDLLIYHLARGYEEACARK, encoded by the coding sequence ATGGTATCCGCCAGACTCATCCATCAAATTGAGGACCACTGGGAGGCGATCAGTGGACACTTTCTTCGCCTGCTTCGCTCCAGCCACGGACTCTCCCACATCAGCCAATTGCCGGAATCCGAGATCACCGAAACCTGCCGGCGTCTGCTCCACAATCTGGGTAACTACCTCGTCTCCGCCCAACATGAGGACGAACTCGCCCTGCACTATGAGAGAGTCGGCCGCGAACGCTACCGGGAAGGGGTCCCCCTCAGCCAGGCTCTGCGCACTGTACAATTGATGAAGGACGCCACGCTCGACTTCATACGGGACGAAGCGCTGGTCCAGACGAGCGTGGATCTCTACGCCGAAGAAGAGCTCGAACACCGGCTGGGCCGGTTCTTCGATCTGCTCATCTACCATCTCGCGCGAGGCTACGAAGAGGCCTGCGCTCGGAAGTAG
- a CDS encoding M23 family metallopeptidase, whose amino-acid sequence MLLRAGNAAGVLITLKIVRPSADIARVRTALFTLLLLPFPIQAASVSDLRLGSLASESACSITKSSTRFSADSQQAFVQFNARGVHAGDQLRIDWVNPGGSVSSSVPYEALPAAANLCFLSALPIGGFAPATQPGAWTVRVIINENVAGQARFVIEGAATNLAARVVQVTDQELVIDATGATSDTSINIARYTPSGGWQYIAPLLAEHQDGNRITAPIPKLDAAEYLVILRNPDGSQSPPVRFVISTGGGYTMPILTTERWRISQRPYGSYSHWGRSIHAYDIAPIDARFVTAMRGGVVSAHDLGLGQTPNLRIFGNYISIQHDDGEFSHYAHLRTGTFRVRTGQRVEAGDVLAEVGTSGYSFGRHVHVHVTKSASISAQSIPFRFEDKPVVLTKAATPGRPQAKPAVRPRWSGELGFAEWWTRLLPVPRGAKALEVKLGWEDKATDFDLYVVSPSGHTYRPEDEAIRIEGPEPGSWRVSVQAVRGAGNSLSFWVEPSTR is encoded by the coding sequence ATGCTCCTCCGGGCTGGAAATGCGGCTGGAGTTCTGATTACCCTGAAGATCGTCCGTCCATCTGCCGATATCGCGAGGGTGAGGACCGCTCTTTTCACGCTGTTGCTGCTGCCGTTCCCCATTCAGGCAGCCTCGGTCAGCGACCTGCGGCTGGGCTCCTTGGCCAGTGAATCCGCCTGCTCCATCACCAAGTCGTCGACCCGGTTTAGTGCAGATTCCCAGCAGGCCTTCGTTCAGTTCAACGCCCGCGGGGTCCATGCCGGCGACCAGTTGCGCATCGACTGGGTGAATCCTGGCGGCTCCGTGTCGTCCTCAGTCCCCTACGAAGCGCTTCCGGCTGCTGCCAACCTCTGCTTTCTCAGTGCCTTGCCAATTGGCGGCTTCGCGCCAGCCACCCAGCCCGGCGCTTGGACGGTCCGCGTGATCATTAATGAAAACGTCGCTGGCCAGGCCCGTTTCGTGATCGAAGGCGCAGCCACCAATCTGGCGGCCCGGGTCGTTCAAGTGACGGATCAGGAACTGGTTATCGATGCCACTGGAGCCACCTCGGACACTTCCATCAACATTGCCCGGTATACTCCATCCGGTGGATGGCAGTACATCGCCCCTTTGCTGGCGGAGCATCAGGACGGCAATCGGATCACCGCTCCCATCCCCAAACTCGATGCGGCCGAGTACCTGGTCATTCTGCGCAATCCGGACGGCTCGCAAAGCCCCCCTGTCCGGTTCGTCATCTCCACGGGGGGCGGCTACACCATGCCGATCCTCACCACCGAGCGCTGGCGGATCTCGCAACGTCCCTATGGCTCCTACTCCCATTGGGGCCGCAGCATCCACGCCTACGACATCGCACCCATAGACGCCCGATTCGTCACGGCCATGCGGGGCGGCGTCGTCTCCGCCCACGACCTCGGCCTGGGCCAGACGCCGAACCTACGCATCTTCGGCAACTACATTTCGATTCAACATGATGACGGCGAGTTCTCGCACTACGCCCATCTCCGGACAGGGACATTCCGAGTTCGCACTGGCCAGCGGGTGGAGGCGGGCGATGTCCTGGCCGAGGTCGGTACCAGCGGCTATTCCTTTGGCCGGCATGTCCACGTCCACGTGACGAAGTCCGCGTCGATTTCCGCGCAGAGCATCCCGTTCCGTTTCGAAGACAAGCCGGTCGTTCTTACGAAGGCTGCCACCCCAGGACGACCGCAGGCCAAGCCGGCGGTGCGCCCGCGCTGGAGCGGGGAACTGGGCTTCGCCGAGTGGTGGACGCGCCTCCTGCCAGTCCCTCGTGGAGCCAAGGCGTTGGAGGTCAAACTCGGCTGGGAGGACAAGGCTACCGACTTCGACCTCTATGTCGTCAGCCCCAGCGGACACACCTACCGGCCCGAAGACGAGGCCATCCGCATCGAAGGGCCGGAACCGGGCTCCTGGCGGGTGTCCGTCCAGGCCGTCCGGGGGGCCGGAAACAGCCTATCTTTTTGGGTGGAGCCCTCCACCCGGTAA
- a CDS encoding heme lyase CcmF/NrfE family subunit: METLGAFAILLAFCLAIYAFSASLVGSIRKRAFLVVSGERAVYGVWILMTTAAGILVYSLMTSDFRLAYVAARSNRAMPMVYKFAAWWGGQEGSLLLWSWLLSTFSVMVLWTNRHKFRDMMPYVIAVLSFTQIFFCTLNAFVEPPFQVLAVGRGVQAVADGNGLNPLLQHPAMAIHPPMLYLGYVGFIVPFAFAFASLVTKQPGEKWIATTRRWSLITWAFQSTGILLGAGWAYAVLGWGGYWGWDPVENASLLPWITATAFLHSVMMQEKKGMMKVWNMVLIASTFFLCIFGTFLTRSGVVSSVHAFAQSSLGSWFLGYLAIAVGITTFMIIKRLDYLKSEAHLESVLSRESSFLFNNLILLASSFAVLWGTLFPVLTEAVMGEKITVGAPFFNKVNIPIGLFLLLLTGVGPLIAWRRSSWDSLKRAFRWPTIAFALTIVGLVASGIQHIYALISFGLCAFVTVTIVMEFWKGSRAIAIKNQMNLIRAMVELTHRNTRRYGGYLVHMGIVIMFIGFTGAAFNKDTTREVKIGEHIQLGNYDLQVKQVLDGDNPNYSWQRAVIGASKNGEPLGDLTPERRVYVSSQQPTSQVSIRRRLNEDLYLNFASMSQTDANAAIIQVYIFPLVSCIWVGFYVLLFGTLICLVPSKVKYSYARTEVVGVYAKQAQPTK, encoded by the coding sequence ATGGAGACTCTCGGCGCTTTCGCCATTCTACTGGCCTTCTGCCTTGCCATCTACGCTTTCTCGGCGTCACTGGTGGGTTCCATCCGGAAGCGGGCGTTCCTGGTTGTCAGCGGCGAACGCGCGGTGTATGGCGTTTGGATACTGATGACCACGGCTGCCGGCATTCTGGTCTATTCGCTGATGACCAGTGACTTCCGGCTCGCCTATGTGGCCGCCCGCTCGAACCGAGCCATGCCGATGGTCTACAAGTTCGCCGCCTGGTGGGGTGGCCAGGAAGGGTCGCTCCTGCTCTGGTCCTGGCTGCTGTCTACCTTCTCGGTGATGGTCCTGTGGACCAACCGCCACAAGTTCCGCGACATGATGCCTTATGTCATCGCGGTGCTGAGCTTTACGCAAATCTTCTTCTGCACTCTGAATGCGTTCGTCGAGCCGCCTTTCCAGGTGCTAGCCGTTGGCAGGGGTGTCCAGGCGGTTGCCGATGGCAATGGGCTCAATCCCCTGCTGCAGCATCCGGCGATGGCCATCCACCCGCCCATGCTCTATCTCGGCTACGTTGGCTTCATCGTCCCCTTCGCCTTTGCGTTTGCCTCCCTGGTCACGAAACAGCCCGGTGAAAAGTGGATCGCCACCACACGGCGCTGGTCGCTGATTACCTGGGCGTTCCAGTCCACGGGCATCCTCCTGGGTGCCGGCTGGGCCTACGCGGTTCTCGGATGGGGCGGCTACTGGGGTTGGGACCCGGTGGAAAACGCTTCGCTGCTGCCCTGGATCACCGCCACTGCCTTCCTCCACTCCGTGATGATGCAGGAGAAGAAGGGCATGATGAAGGTCTGGAACATGGTCCTCATCGCGTCGACATTCTTTCTGTGCATCTTCGGGACCTTCCTCACACGTTCTGGAGTCGTCTCCAGTGTCCACGCTTTCGCGCAGAGTTCCCTCGGATCGTGGTTCCTCGGCTACCTGGCCATCGCCGTCGGCATTACGACGTTCATGATCATCAAGCGGCTGGACTACCTGAAGTCCGAAGCGCACCTCGAGAGTGTCCTCAGCCGCGAATCCAGCTTCCTGTTCAACAACCTGATCCTGCTTGCTTCCAGCTTCGCCGTGCTGTGGGGCACTTTGTTCCCCGTGCTGACGGAAGCCGTGATGGGCGAGAAAATCACTGTCGGTGCCCCGTTCTTCAATAAGGTAAACATCCCCATCGGCCTGTTCCTGCTGCTGCTCACTGGCGTGGGGCCGCTCATCGCGTGGCGCCGCAGTTCGTGGGATAGCCTGAAGCGCGCGTTCCGCTGGCCCACCATCGCCTTTGCGCTCACCATCGTTGGCCTGGTTGCCTCAGGCATCCAGCACATCTACGCGCTGATCAGTTTCGGGCTCTGCGCCTTCGTAACGGTCACCATCGTGATGGAATTCTGGAAGGGTTCACGCGCCATCGCCATCAAGAACCAGATGAACCTCATCCGCGCCATGGTCGAACTGACGCACCGGAATACGCGGCGCTATGGCGGCTACCTGGTCCATATGGGCATCGTCATCATGTTCATCGGGTTCACCGGCGCGGCCTTCAATAAGGACACGACCCGCGAAGTGAAGATCGGCGAGCACATCCAGCTTGGCAACTACGATCTGCAGGTGAAGCAGGTGTTGGATGGGGACAACCCGAACTATTCATGGCAGCGGGCTGTCATCGGCGCCTCCAAGAATGGCGAGCCCCTGGGCGATTTGACGCCGGAGCGACGAGTCTATGTGTCCAGCCAGCAGCCCACATCCCAGGTCTCCATCCGCCGCCGGCTGAACGAGGACCTCTATCTCAATTTCGCGAGTATGAGCCAGACAGACGCCAATGCGGCCATTATCCAGGTCTACATCTTTCCCCTGGTGAGCTGCATTTGGGTGGGCTTCTATGTACTCTTATTCGGTACGCTCATTTGTCTGGTGCCGAGCAAGGTGAAGTACTCCTACGCTCGAACCGAAGTCGTTGGTGTCTATGCAAAACAAGCTCAGCCTACGAAATAG
- a CDS encoding cytochrome c maturation protein CcmE, translating to MKTYARFTILVVAIVGTLAWLAASGISESKTYYKTISELKQLPGGEGTKRVRVTGDVVPGSIRRDGERVHFKIAEKGHPQILDVVYTGKDPLPDTFRDNAQAMADGKLQSDGSFQASSIAAKCPSKYEAAPGGKPAAQPLNGAKPPSMS from the coding sequence ATGAAGACCTACGCCCGGTTTACCATTCTCGTGGTCGCAATCGTTGGTACGTTGGCCTGGTTGGCCGCCAGCGGAATTAGCGAGTCAAAGACTTACTACAAAACGATCTCCGAACTGAAACAACTGCCGGGCGGTGAGGGCACCAAACGTGTGCGCGTCACCGGTGATGTCGTGCCCGGCTCCATCCGGCGCGACGGAGAGCGTGTGCACTTCAAGATTGCCGAGAAGGGCCACCCGCAGATCCTGGATGTTGTGTACACCGGCAAGGATCCGCTGCCCGACACCTTCCGTGACAATGCTCAGGCCATGGCCGATGGCAAGCTCCAGTCCGATGGAAGTTTCCAGGCCAGTTCCATTGCCGCCAAGTGTCCCTCTAAGTATGAAGCGGCTCCCGGTGGCAAACCGGCCGCGCAGCCGCTGAACGGCGCCAAACCGCCGTCAATGTCGTAA
- a CDS encoding DinB family protein, which translates to MKSHRLWSSSAHQMLRGTAVIALALTAIPASADLSDSDRQAGLAQLERTRHDVIEATKGLSDAQLKFKAGPDRWSIGEVLEHIALSEGFFLETITKKIMQAPAGKPDRDIKAGDKLVLAAIVDRSHKAQAPGPLTPTGRWSPRESTDQFLKARARTAEFLRSTEGLRDHVVDSPIGQPLDAYQWVLFSSAHSERHTRQILEVKADPNFPAK; encoded by the coding sequence ATGAAATCTCACCGCCTTTGGAGCTCTTCCGCCCATCAGATGCTGCGAGGTACCGCGGTGATAGCGCTCGCGCTGACGGCCATTCCCGCCAGCGCCGATCTGAGCGATTCTGACAGGCAGGCGGGTCTGGCGCAGCTGGAACGAACCCGCCATGACGTGATTGAGGCGACGAAAGGACTGTCCGACGCCCAGTTGAAGTTCAAAGCAGGCCCAGACCGGTGGTCCATTGGCGAAGTGCTTGAGCATATCGCACTCAGCGAAGGGTTCTTCCTGGAGACCATCACCAAAAAGATCATGCAGGCGCCCGCGGGCAAACCCGATCGAGACATCAAGGCCGGCGACAAGCTGGTTCTCGCGGCGATTGTCGACCGCTCCCACAAAGCGCAGGCGCCCGGCCCGCTCACTCCAACCGGACGCTGGTCTCCGCGCGAGTCAACGGATCAATTCCTGAAGGCCAGGGCCCGCACGGCCGAATTTCTGAGGTCCACCGAGGGACTGCGGGACCATGTAGTGGACTCACCCATCGGTCAACCACTGGATGCATACCAATGGGTGCTCTTCTCCTCCGCCCACAGTGAACGGCACACACGGCAGATCCTGGAAGTGAAGGCCGACCCGAATTTCCCGGCGAAGTAG
- the rpsO gene encoding 30S ribosomal protein S15, with translation MALAAEAKTNTITKYRVHKTDTGSPEVQIALLSQNILLLTEHFKTHKKDHHSRRGLLIMVARRRRLLDYLKSRNPERYKALILSLGIRR, from the coding sequence ATGGCACTGGCGGCTGAAGCCAAAACAAATACGATTACCAAGTATCGCGTCCACAAGACGGATACGGGGTCGCCGGAAGTGCAGATCGCTCTTCTGAGCCAGAACATTCTGCTGCTTACAGAGCACTTTAAGACCCACAAGAAGGATCACCACAGCCGCCGCGGCCTGCTCATCATGGTTGCCCGCCGCCGCCGATTGTTGGACTATCTGAAGAGCCGGAATCCTGAGCGCTATAAGGCATTGATCCTTAGCCTCGGTATCCGCCGCTAA
- a CDS encoding cytochrome c-type biogenesis protein CcmH has protein sequence MQNKLSLRNRIVFALVLSAALLQGTVPLTNERVRRLGDQMQCKCGCYASITGCNMINCHFSDPVRTQLLKLVDEGKSDDAIIADMVAAYGKDILLKPPSTGFYLLSWMMPFVWITGGLGAIYLVLRSYLRKRPAAEGPGQIVVESPDLARYRDRIDKDLSDLE, from the coding sequence ATGCAAAACAAGCTCAGCCTACGAAATAGGATCGTCTTTGCGCTGGTGCTGAGCGCCGCTCTGCTACAGGGGACAGTGCCCCTGACGAACGAGCGCGTGCGGCGGCTGGGTGATCAGATGCAATGCAAGTGCGGCTGCTATGCCAGCATCACGGGCTGCAACATGATCAACTGCCACTTCTCCGACCCGGTTCGTACCCAGTTACTGAAGCTGGTCGATGAAGGCAAGAGTGACGATGCCATCATTGCCGATATGGTCGCCGCCTATGGCAAGGACATCCTGCTGAAGCCGCCGTCCACTGGCTTCTACCTGTTGAGCTGGATGATGCCATTCGTGTGGATCACCGGTGGGCTGGGCGCCATCTATCTCGTTTTGCGCAGCTATCTCAGAAAGCGCCCGGCTGCCGAGGGCCCCGGGCAGATCGTTGTAGAGTCGCCCGACCTGGCTCGCTACCGCGATCGCATTGACAAGGATCTCTCGGACTTGGAATAA
- a CDS encoding carboxypeptidase-like regulatory domain-containing protein: MKSLLLFLIALPLVAAIDGTVVNKTTGKPQPGVTVNLTKLGQNGMEPAGSAKSGPDGKFSIEAPAGSVHLLQALYQGVAYNMQLQPGTPTTGLQVQVFDSLPKLSAVDMTQHMILVESDGKELVVNESVIFQNDSQTTWYDPRAGTLHFTAPPEAGKDVKSRVIAPGGMPVEREPKPIGGKGEYAIDFPVKPGETRFDISYKVPIKEPMVLKGRILHDPGPVRLIAPQGITVEGDGLSSLGAEPRTGAAIYDIKGDAYAVKISGTGTLRSSESAAQPAGAAPEQPASEDGPTIQQIMPPGYERQYKWALGLILAILALSFAAQYMKSAPSSARSKPKA; this comes from the coding sequence ATGAAATCCCTTCTGCTTTTCCTCATCGCCCTGCCTCTGGTGGCCGCCATTGACGGTACCGTCGTCAACAAAACCACGGGGAAACCTCAGCCGGGCGTCACCGTGAACCTCACCAAGTTGGGCCAGAACGGCATGGAGCCCGCTGGTTCCGCGAAGTCCGGACCCGACGGCAAGTTCTCGATCGAGGCGCCCGCCGGCTCGGTCCATCTGCTGCAGGCCCTGTATCAAGGTGTCGCCTACAACATGCAGTTGCAGCCGGGTACGCCCACCACTGGGCTGCAGGTGCAGGTCTTCGACTCGCTGCCCAAGCTCAGCGCTGTCGACATGACGCAGCACATGATTCTCGTCGAGTCCGACGGCAAGGAACTGGTGGTGAACGAGAGCGTCATCTTCCAGAACGACAGCCAGACCACGTGGTACGACCCGCGGGCAGGCACGCTGCATTTTACTGCTCCACCCGAAGCGGGCAAGGACGTGAAATCGCGTGTCATCGCTCCCGGGGGCATGCCTGTCGAGCGTGAGCCGAAGCCCATCGGTGGCAAGGGCGAGTATGCCATCGATTTCCCGGTCAAGCCAGGGGAAACCCGCTTCGACATCAGCTACAAAGTGCCCATCAAGGAACCTATGGTCCTGAAGGGCCGCATTTTGCATGATCCTGGCCCGGTGCGCCTCATCGCCCCGCAGGGCATCACGGTGGAAGGCGATGGGCTCTCCTCTCTCGGCGCTGAGCCGCGGACGGGCGCGGCTATCTACGACATCAAGGGTGACGCCTACGCAGTGAAGATCAGTGGGACCGGCACGCTACGCTCGTCGGAATCGGCCGCTCAGCCGGCCGGCGCGGCGCCAGAACAACCCGCGTCCGAGGACGGGCCCACCATCCAGCAGATCATGCCCCCTGGCTACGAGCGGCAGTACAAATGGGCGCTCGGCCTCATCCTGGCCATCCTCGCTCTGAGCTTCGCGGCGCAGTATATGAAGTCCGCGCCCTCCTCCGCCAGGAGCAAGCCGAAGGCATGA
- a CDS encoding DUF1579 domain-containing protein has product MKTQMEHEWLHKLIGEWQYEVEATMAPGQPPAQSKGSEVVRSIGGLWAVAEGEGDMPGCGPATSVMTLGFDSRTKRFVGTWIGSMMTHLWIYDGELNAAGNTLTLESEGPAMKDQSQLARYRDVMGFVSNDHRTLTSQVLEDDGTWRAFMLANYRRA; this is encoded by the coding sequence ATGAAGACGCAGATGGAACATGAGTGGCTGCACAAACTTATCGGAGAATGGCAGTACGAGGTTGAGGCAACGATGGCGCCCGGCCAGCCGCCTGCGCAGTCCAAGGGCAGCGAGGTGGTCCGGTCCATAGGCGGGCTCTGGGCTGTTGCCGAAGGAGAGGGCGATATGCCCGGCTGTGGCCCCGCCACCTCCGTGATGACGCTCGGCTTCGACTCACGGACAAAAAGGTTCGTGGGCACCTGGATCGGGTCGATGATGACCCATCTATGGATTTATGACGGCGAGTTGAACGCCGCTGGGAATACTCTGACGCTCGAAAGCGAGGGGCCCGCCATGAAGGACCAAAGCCAGCTTGCCCGCTACCGTGACGTCATGGGGTTTGTAAGCAACGATCATCGGACGCTGACTTCCCAGGTGCTAGAGGACGATGGGACCTGGCGAGCGTTCATGCTGGCGAACTACCGGCGCGCGTAG